The genomic stretch AAAATTTGTTATAAACtttcaataaaaaacatttttcttatatattttttaaatgcttCATCTCTAACTCCATAAATCAATGGGCAAAGGAGTCTTGGCAGACAAGTGAACAGGAGAAAGTCTAATCCAATGGCAGCAGGATGATAATCCGGTAAAGTTGTTTCTGCAACAGAAGTGATGAAAGAGACCATACACAGAATTAGGTGGACCACATGGAGTGAGATAGTTTTACCGGCTTTTTGAGCAGAAGATCTCTGTGAACCAATCCTCTTGGCCACCAGCATGACTTTAACATAAGTAAATAAAAGAATTAAGACCACAAGGATGAAACTGAGAATGTGGGCTATGGACCGAATCACGTTTTGTAGAGGACTTATAACTAGCATCGAATGGTTGCACAAGAAATGATGAGAAAAAAAGTCTGTTTTGACTGAGCAGACAATAGCTACAAAGTCGGCAATACTTGGGGAGAATCCTATGACCCAAACCACGACTATAACAAAATTCGCTCTATGTGCTGAACAGAATTCCAGGTGTCTCAATGGAAAACATATCGCCACATATCGTTCCAACGACATAACAGCCAATGTGTACGGTGTTACCCTGTAGGACGTAGATGCCACAGCAAGGACGAGAAGGCATAAGGGCACCGGAAAGTACACAGTGTGCAGCAAGGCCATCACAAGAAATGTTCCAAAGCCAAGATAGATTGTATCAGTGATAAGGATATGTGCAAGTAGGACATACCGGGAATTTTCCTGGAGGTGAAGAGTGCCGTAGAAAATCCAAAGAAGGACTCCGGTTAAGTAGAGGAAGAAGGAGAAACAAATAAGTGTCAGGATCATATAAACCAGGCGGAATACCGCATCAAGTTTCTCAAGCTGAGTCAATGCTTGTGTGCTATTTCCAGAGACAGCGGTTATATTCATGGCTGGACCCAGATAAATTGAGAttcctgtggggggagggggggaagaaatATCACAGGAAGTTATGCATATTAAGtgcacctgttttgaatgcaatgtATGTAATCAGCCTATCAGAGGTGCTGCATCAGTAGTGTAGCtaaagctatgggccccggtgcaagttttacgctGGGCCTCctccaagcgctctatacataacaattgatacagcacaccaaaacctgtcaaggacaaCCACGGTGTCcaatgtgcaagaaggggattgggaagaGTTTGTAAATTATGACTACtaatcaaagcatctatagaagtgattattaccagcataggaccaatagagagctaatactaagggccccaatgtggtcactacctctgcaccccctattgctatgccactgtgttgCATATATGAGCTGTTAGTTAGTTCAGATGCGGTCTGTTGTAGGATGTGCtagtctctttctcctttcctgatCATGGGGTTGGATTCCGAATTCGTGATCGCCTCTCAATCACGGATTAAGTTCCGAATGCAcccgtgatcgtggtccaaatccaggtcgtgatcacggatttagctGTGGCCACGGCCATGATTATAACCTGAAAatcagtggttaatagcaaagctcccttacatgatatgaacaccaaatttgcaggatatgttaagtagaactgtgggaacaaggggaccttatacttcaaaaagaccttatagtttttgagaaaatcgattttaaagtttcaaaggaaattaGTATGCATTTAAATGcgataaatgacagttaatgtccttaccgcatttacatgtatacttttttcctttgaaactttaaaattgattttctcaaaaactataagatctttttgaaaaaaagatcACCtttaaaatccatgcaattttggtgattgtagcatgtatggggggtttgctattaatggtaaagtcaaatccgtgatcacaGCCATGATCacagattctacatgtaatcacggctaaaatctgaGTCAAATTCGGAGCTccgattcaaatccggatcacaatcATGGCGTATCCGGATTTTGATTCTGCCGTGGCCAGATTTACTCAAAttcatgattgggggtatccgagcatcactggttgGATAGTGaagattaggcttcaggaagatGCTAATTGTGAGAAGTAGTTTAAGGTTGGGTGCCAGGAAGAGATTAGTgttaaagacaagacaaataacatttatatcacgcttttctcctggcggactcaaagcgccagagctgcagccactaggatgcgctctataggcagtagcagtgttaataagactggcccaaggtctcctactgaataggtgctggcttactaaacaggcagagccaagattcaaaccctggtctactgtgtcagaggcagagcccttaaccattacaccctcCAGCCAGGTTGGGGGGAGGGTTTATGTGTTTGATAAAGTTACTTTTTGAGGGAAGTTCATTACAggaatcagttagggttagggatatgatggaaaaatccagaaaaaagtgctgcactgccaATATTTGCAACAATCTGCAATCGCATTGCCAATGTCCAGCGCCCAATAATCTGGTGCTTAATCCAAATGTAGTCAGAATTGGGATGGGCTGCTAACCTACGGAGGTTAAATAAAAGAAAACCTACCTTTCACTGGCAGATCTACTATATCTGGAGAATAATCCATGCTTTTTCTCCCAAATTCTCTCCTAGGGgaaaatgtttcatcttctgtttaaaataaatttttaccgctttgcaattgtaaaagtactaaaaaaaaaaaggtaagaaaGTATTGTCAAtactattctgagtattttcatgTTTGTTGGTTGCATTATGGGcctagaaaaagtaaattgcacatGGGCCTTTGACTGCAGGTTCCATGGAATTTGGAGAAATGTttatatcagtgttgcttgcgaattttcgccaaagtcattttcgcatcgaaaatcccattttcgatttcgccgaattttcgcgaaaataagtactattttcgtttcaaAAGGCGAAAGTTCGCCTGAgtatttcgcattaattttcgcctaaagtcagttttttcgcgttaaatatctaagcccccttagaagctagaatcaccaaatttgcaaggtatattaaagagatatgtgggtacaagaggaaaatttaaaaagaccttatcgtttttgagaaaatcgattttaaagtttcaaaggaaaaagtttacatttaaatgtagtaaatgccagttactgtagcaaacctggcggtagtgtaaatttactaatatcaaactaaagggccaagtgcaaagggccaagtgcaagtgccataggccaagtgcaaactgccaagtgcaaagggccaagggccaagtgccagcgcaaagggccaactgccagcgcaaagggccaagtgccagcgcaaagggccaagagccaagtgccaggtgcaagcgcaaagggccaagtgccaagtgcaagcgcaaagggccaagtgccatgtgcaagcacaaagggccaagtgcaagcgcaaagggccaagtgcaagtgcaaagggccaagtgccaagcgcaagcgcaaagtgccaagtgcaagcgccaagtgcaaagggccaagtgcaaagggctaagtgcaaacggccatgcaaagtgcaaagggccatgcaaagtgcaaagtgccaagtgcaaagtgccatgcaaagtgccaagtgcaaagtgcaaagtgcactttACATTtaacacttggcacttggcactttgcatttgacacttggcactttgcatttgacactttgcacttgtcactttgcatttaacaatttgcacttggcactttgcatttgacactttgcacttggcactttgcacttggcactttgcactttgcatttaacactttgcacttgacactttacatttgacacttggccctttgcacttggccctttcatttgatattagtaaaattacactaccgctaggtttgctacagtaactgtcatttactgcatttaaatgtatactttttttctttgaaattttaaaatggattttctccaaaactataaggtctttttgcaaaaaaaaatttccctcttgtacccacatatctccttaatataccctgaaaatgtggtgattCTAAtctgtaagggggcttagatattaaacgcgaaacaaaacggactttaggcgaaaattaatgtcaTGTCTTTAGCTGCAAATTGGTACAACTGTGGTGAAATAGTCACATACAAAATATATATGtaaaagagaaaccgagagcccaatatagtgtagtaggtattaAAATTGGTAACATGGAACGAGTacaatgttatactcacaaaccagggttacctccaggcaaccactgtataggcaggtgaggagattgtcctgtcctcactcaggattaggaagtcgctctctgtagattaggctttctcaaccagggttccctgcaaccccagggttccttgaggactctgcaggggttccttggcattttaccacaTTGTGGTGGAAGTATACTAgaacacactataataggtggtactgtaacaagaagcacaaaattggggggtcaggagacagtataatgagtggcagtgtaataggagatagtgaaattagcagcctaacctatttaaagccaatgggtaccgctaattaaaaaaaaagtcagatactcacctaaggagagggaaggctcggtcctaatgagccttccctctcctcccggtgccctcggtgctgcgctggctcgcccgttcgcgtccgccaccgcagggactttggaggtcttcaggagcactcgggcttccgaagacgggccgctccatactacgtttgCGCGAGCGCGCCATAGCGCGCCATAGCGTCAtagcgcgcgagcgcgtcatagtatggagcggccgcgtcctcgggagcccgagtgctcccgaaggcttccaaaAGCTCCCTTcgccatgcggaagtggcagtatttgaccgaactggtcgaatactgccacaggggatcctgcgcgggaccaggcaccgggagaggagagggaaggctcattaggaccgagccttccctctccttaggtgagtatctgactttttattttttaaaccggtaaacattcactttaaagaccacacctcctgaaaaataaatgtaggggttcctcgagaccaaaaaaatgtttgcaggggttccttgaaatccaaaagttatttacagggttcctccaaggtaaaaaggttgagaaaggctgctgtagatagtagaaaaaaggggtatccccctccaccaggggtggatatataTATGACAagaatagaacagaggcgccaaaagtataaaaacagttattaaaaactttaaaagaCAGTCTCTtgagtctgcttgcaggaggtaagtccaccgctgcctcctaagcatttttaataactgtttttatacttttggcgcctctgttctattctTGTCACGTACAAAAGATACAGCAGTCTTTTTGAAAGCTAAGATCCTCCATATTGTCAGCTGCTTGTATTGCTATGCAGTGTGTCAGCCTTTTATAAACAGCAGATGGTTAAGAATGGTTTGCATATACATTTCCTCACTATATTTAGGTTCCAGCAGGatattaaatactgtatatactcgactataagtctagacaTTTAGGTGGGATTCACAAaataagtataggggtcgacttatacacgagtcacaagcAACGCTGAGCACACTGGGTAATGTgtatactaatagtgacattcccattagcagcaatttacccagtggtaagtgacactttcttgataaaggaaatatcAGGAAAACACAGGtgggaaagtcctggccacaacaattaacaatgaaaggggcaggggggaaatactggctgCAGGACAGGGAGAAAATAATTTCTGCACTTGTGGCCTGGAGGAGTTACTGGCTGCACTTATGGGACAGGaagagttaatggctgcaatactgtatgcagtgcagtcactaACACCTCCTGGTCTTCAAGTGCAACTGTTCATTCTTCCAGGTACACAagtacagccattaactttgctgggtagacttacatTCGAGTTAAAACAAAATTccggcttaagagggtcaaatattggagtcaacttatacacaaggtcgacttatattcgagAATATATGgtaattaaagaggcactgaagcggaagaaaaattatgatattatgatttgtatgtgtagtacagctaagaaataaaacattaagatcagatacatcagtctaattgtttccagtacaggaagagttaagaaactccagttgttatctctatgcaaaaaagccattgagctccacgactttcaaagtcgtggagagggctgttttctgacttttattatctcaactgttcgtcaactatttacttttcctctggcagaggagaggtcattagttcacagactgctctgaaagaatcattttgaatgctgagtgttgtgtaatctggacatattatggaatgatgcaatgttagaaaaaacactatacacctgaaaataaaaatatgagaatattttctttgctgctaatcttctagtaattattcatagtacacaaccaattcattatatcatagatttttttcgcttcagtgtctctttaaaaattaTTCTTCTAACCTCTAAACCAAGTGTGCCTTTAAAGGATGActgaaattacttttaaaacactgtaattcatccACCAgccatagctggaagctgaagtacacaattccctaccatccacgtcgacctggagggggcatagtatttaacgccaccgggacttgtgcaggaacaGGGTAAGCTGTATATCTTCGGCGgtattctgcgcccaagtctcccagcagcTATTTCATGGGTCCGCGTTTCAAGTTCTACCCCAtatagccatattaatccatgccatgcactgacggGGACCaaccagtctgtatgcatgttggattaatgtggctctgtaccattaaaaagctgacacatcattacatTCCACCTGTTCTGAAGGCacgcttacatagttacatagttacatagttattttggttgaaaaaagacatacgtccatcgagttcaaccagtataaagtacaacaccagcctgctccctcacatatccctgttgatccagaggaaggcgaaaaaaccctacaaggcatggtccaattagcccctaaagggaaaaattccttcccgacttcagatggcaatcagataaaatccctggatcaacatcattaggcattacctagtaattgtagccatggatgtctttcaacgcaagggaagcatctaagccccctttaaatgcaggtatagagtttgccataacgacttcctgtggcaatgcattccacatcttaatcactctaactgtaaagaacccagtggcggacacagccagcagtgggcccctgtgcaaaattgtaattgtgggccccctacaacctgcggcgcgcgcagcgtcaaaatatgggcgtggctacaacctgcggcgcgcgaagcgcggcgCGGCAAAAAATAGGCGTGGAaagaatgggcgtggcaatgaccggatgagggcggagctaactgtaacttaaagcgaacccggggtgagggtttatttccttttaaacaatactagttgcctggcggccctgctgatctatttggctgcagtaataaactgaattacaccagcaacaagcatgcagctaatcttctcagttctgacaatattgtcagaaacccctgacctgctgcatgcttgttcagggtctatggttgaaagaataagaggcagaggaccagcactgcagccaggcaactggtattgcttaaaaggagagaaatatggcagcctcaagattattctcacctcaggttcccttgaaaagtgcaacgcaaagacagtgggcccaagttttggtgaccctttccccagaaaattcacataattgtgcaggttttctcaagaaaatacacatcatgtcggcagatatgcccagaaaatacatgcaatcatgtcggcagatatgcccagaaaatacgtgcaatcatttcggcagatatgcccagaaaatacgtgcaatcatttcggcagatatgcccagaaaatacgtgcaatcatttcggcagatatacccagaaaatacgtgcaatcatttcggcagatatgcccagaaaatacgtgcaatcaagtcggcagatatgcccagaaaatacgtgcaatcatgacggcagatatgcccagaaaatacgtgcaatcatgtcggcagatatgcccagaaaatacgtgcaatcatgtcggcagatatgcccagaaaatacgtgcaatcatgtcggcagatatgcccagaatatacgtgcaatcatgtcggcagatatgcccagaaaatacgtgcaatcaagtcggcagatatgcccagaaaatacgtgcaatcaagtcggcagatatgcccagaaaatacgtgcaatcaagtcagcagatatgcccagaaaatacgtgcaatcaagtcggcagatatgcccagaaaatacgtgcaatcatgtcggcagatatgcccagaaaatacgtgcaatcatgtcggcagatttgcgcagaaaatacatgcaatcatgtggcagacctgcccagaacatacacctgctaatataaataaaaaaacaaaaacatttactcacctgcagcagcagacctcctgtcccagcctccatccggcgcgcagctcccatgggtggttgggtggataggtagcctggtgggtgggtgagtgggtgggtgagtgggttggtagcctggtgggtggtgggtgggtgggtaggtagcctggtgggtaggtagcctggtgggtgggttggt from Hyperolius riggenbachi isolate aHypRig1 chromosome 2, aHypRig1.pri, whole genome shotgun sequence encodes the following:
- the LOC137544761 gene encoding odorant receptor 131-2-like; amino-acid sequence: MNITAVSGNSTQALTQLEKLDAVFRLVYMILTLICFSFFLYLTGVLLWIFYGTLHLQENSRYVLLAHILITDTIYLGFGTFLVMALLHTVYFPVPLCLLVLAVASTSYRVTPYTLAVMSLERYVAICFPLRHLEFCSAHRANFVIVVVWVIGFSPSIADFVAIVCSVKTDFFSHHFLCNHSMLVISPLQNVIRSIAHILSFILVVLILLFTYVKVMLVAKRIGSQRSSAQKAGKTISLHVVHLILCMVSFITSVAETTLPDYHPAAIGLDFLLFTCLPRLLCPLIYGVRDEAFKKYIRKMFFIESL